In a genomic window of Alphaproteobacteria bacterium:
- a CDS encoding DUF817 domain-containing protein: MVDILTAPRFIASSPRLKFFLSEFLYFGFKQAWACLFGGLMLAAIIATRFLWISDLPLARYDFLFIYAILIQILFVRLNLENWEEVRVIFIFHVVGTAMEIFKTHMGSWIYPEENLLRIGGVPLFSGFMYSAVGSYIARVWRIFDFKFTRYPRKDLTVLLCILIYMNFFTHHFTYDIRLFLFAFTILLYARTWVYYKPHETFQKMPLLLGFFLVSFFIWIAENTGTFAAAWRYPDQAHAWALVSPHKMGAWFLLMIISFVLVTLLHKDGLEEGKKEDEEN; encoded by the coding sequence ATCGTAGACATCCTCACCGCGCCGCGCTTTATTGCCTCAAGCCCGCGCCTCAAATTCTTCCTCTCCGAATTCCTCTATTTCGGCTTCAAGCAGGCCTGGGCCTGCCTGTTCGGCGGTCTGATGCTGGCCGCGATCATCGCTACGCGCTTCCTCTGGATCTCAGATTTGCCGTTGGCCCGCTACGATTTTCTCTTTATCTACGCAATCCTCATTCAAATCCTGTTCGTGCGCCTCAATCTCGAAAATTGGGAGGAGGTGCGTGTAATTTTTATTTTCCATGTCGTCGGCACGGCGATGGAGATTTTCAAGACCCACATGGGATCATGGATATACCCTGAGGAAAACCTGCTCCGCATCGGTGGTGTCCCCCTGTTCTCCGGCTTTATGTATTCGGCGGTCGGCAGTTACATCGCACGCGTCTGGCGGATTTTCGATTTCAAATTCACCCGCTACCCCCGCAAGGATTTAACGGTCCTGCTCTGCATTCTCATTTACATGAATTTCTTCACCCATCACTTTACCTATGATATCCGGCTCTTCCTATTCGCCTTCACGATCCTGCTCTACGCCCGCACATGGGTTTATTACAAGCCGCACGAAACCTTTCAGAAAATGCCGCTTCTCCTCGGGTTTTTTCTGGTGTCCTTTTTTATCTGGATTGCCGAAAATACCGGAACCTTCGCCGCCGCATGGCGTTACCCCGATCAGGCGCACGCCTGGGCGCTCGTCTCGCCCCACAAAATGGGCGCGTGGTTCCTGCTGATGATCATCAGCTTCGTGTTGGTCACACTCCTGCATAAGGACGGGCTGGAGGAGGGTAAAAAGGAAGATGAGGAAAACTAG
- the rpsI gene encoding 30S ribosomal protein S9, which translates to MTKKKDNKPEFVKETLPRRKSKKEESIKDLGAIGDAVVAAKNLPAADEGERKSSEKKVPKLDKLGRAYATGRRKNAVARVWIKPGSGKVTVNGKEQSAYFCRQTHLLILNQPFLIADRVGRFDVFATVTGGGLSGQAGAVRHGIARALENFDPALRPPLKKAGMITRDPRIVERKKVGKHKARRTKQWAKR; encoded by the coding sequence ATGACCAAGAAAAAAGACAACAAACCTGAATTCGTCAAGGAAACCCTTCCGCGCCGCAAAAGCAAGAAGGAAGAGTCGATCAAGGATCTCGGCGCCATCGGCGATGCCGTCGTGGCGGCCAAAAATCTTCCCGCTGCCGACGAAGGCGAACGCAAATCTTCTGAAAAGAAGGTGCCAAAACTCGACAAGCTGGGCCGCGCCTACGCCACAGGCCGCCGCAAGAACGCGGTCGCCCGTGTCTGGATCAAACCCGGCTCCGGCAAGGTCACCGTCAACGGCAAAGAGCAATCCGCGTACTTCTGCCGCCAGACGCACCTTCTGATCCTCAACCAGCCGTTCCTGATCGCGGACCGCGTCGGCCGTTTCGATGTCTTCGCCACCGTTACGGGCGGCGGTCTCTCCGGTCAGGCCGGCGCCGTGCGCCACGGCATTGCCCGCGCCCTTGAGAATTTCGACCCCGCCCTGCGCCCGCCGCTGAAAAAGGCCGGCATGATCACGCGGGATCCTCGGATCGTCGAGCGCAAGAAGGTCGGCAAGCACAAGGCCCGCCGGACCAAGCAGTGGGCGAAGCGTTAA
- a CDS encoding divalent-cation tolerance protein CutA, with protein sequence MELFTAYATFANEEQARTIAETVVGERLAACANILAPHHSVYWWEGKVQHAKETAVLFKTTEKAFESLKKRIAELHTYDCPCIVAWEIKEGHKPFLDWIVKETVV encoded by the coding sequence ATGGAACTCTTCACCGCCTATGCCACCTTCGCTAATGAGGAACAGGCCCGCACCATCGCCGAAACCGTGGTCGGGGAACGCTTGGCGGCCTGCGCCAATATTCTAGCCCCGCACCATTCCGTTTACTGGTGGGAAGGGAAGGTGCAGCACGCGAAGGAAACCGCCGTCCTCTTCAAAACCACTGAAAAAGCCTTCGAATCCCTGAAAAAGCGCATAGCAGAGCTTCATACATACGACTGCCCCTGCATAGTGGCATGGGAGATCAAGGAGGGGCATAAACCCTTTCTCGACTGGATTGTTAAAGAAACGGTAGTATAA
- the rplM gene encoding 50S ribosomal protein L13 — protein sequence MKTYSAKPSEIEKKWILIDAENLILGRLASVVAMRLRGKHKPSFTPHMDCGDNVIIINAEKVQLTGNKREDDVYYWHTGYPGGIKQRTKAQMLDGKYPQRVIENAVERMLPKGPLGRKVFKNLRVYAGTAHPHEAQNPEKLDVAALNPKNKRNA from the coding sequence ATGAAGACATATTCGGCAAAACCCTCGGAGATCGAGAAGAAATGGATTCTCATCGACGCGGAAAATCTCATTCTCGGCCGTCTGGCCAGTGTTGTGGCGATGCGCCTGCGCGGCAAGCATAAACCGTCTTTTACGCCCCACATGGATTGCGGCGATAACGTGATTATCATCAACGCGGAAAAGGTCCAGCTGACCGGAAACAAGCGCGAAGATGATGTTTATTACTGGCACACCGGCTACCCCGGCGGGATCAAGCAGCGCACAAAGGCGCAGATGCTCGACGGCAAATACCCCCAGCGCGTGATCGAAAACGCCGTGGAGCGGATGCTCCCGAAGGGACCGCTGGGCCGCAAGGTCTTCAAAAACCTGCGCGTCTATGCCGGAACCGCTCATCCGCACGAGGCCCAGAATCCCGAAAAGCTGGATGTGGCCGCACTGAACCCCAAGAACAAACGCAACGCTTAA